One window of Triticum dicoccoides isolate Atlit2015 ecotype Zavitan chromosome 5A, WEW_v2.0, whole genome shotgun sequence genomic DNA carries:
- the LOC119300764 gene encoding uncharacterized protein LOC119300764, producing MTHLHLNVLSTLSRLLQRRPRQARRRSRPSADASPAFSSNTAVSTPITATSPCSSSSPPLLPISFVPSHHKYAAGAISATTPLLPPPFIDPAAVLPTPTTSTSSSSSPPTLTSAAISEFQGCGSKGEVHDSDTKMGEHGECRNVQGVVPQLLLQG from the exons ATGACGCACCTCCACCTCAACGTCCTCTCTACCCTTTCCCGTCTCCTCCAACGCCGACCTCGGCAAGCACGCCGTCGAAGTCGTCCATCTGCAGACGCCTCTCCTGCGTTCTCCTCTAACACCGCAGTTAGCACTCCCATCACCGCCACCTCCCCGTGCTCCTCGTCATCCCCTCCACTCCTCCCCATCTCCTTTGTTCCCAGCCACCACAAGTACGCCGCCGGCGCCATCAGTGCCACAACGCCTCTCCTACCTCCACCCTTTATTGATCCAGCAGCCGTACTTCCCACTCCCACCACCTCCACTTCCTCATCGTCGTCTCCTCCGACACTGACCTCCGCAG CTATTTCTGAATTTCAGGGTTGTGGCAGCAAGGGCGAGGTGCATGATAGTGACACAAAGATGGGCGAGCACGGGGAATGTAGGAACGTGCAAGGTGTTGTGCCGCAGTTACTGTTGCAAGGATGA